TTCAAGAAATTTGCTAGAGGTGATCACTGTGTTTATATTTGCCTTTTTTAGGGCGTGATTTAGCGAGGTAACATTAAGCGTGTAGTTTAAATTTACGCTCACTTTGCCCATGGCAAGAAGTGCCATATTTACGATGGCTGCGATGCTTGAGCTAGGTAGCAAGATGCCTATATTTTTCTCATCTTTTAGCTCGCGTTTGAAAATTTTGATAAAGACTAAAACGGCTGTTATAAATTTCAAGTTGCTTAAATTTAGCCCAGTGCTGTCGCTCACGCACTCTTTAAATTTATCCTCTTTTGCGTTGTTTAGCCACTCGCTCGTTAGTGGTTTTTGTCTTGAGATAAAGCTCTCCCACGATGAAAAGCTAAGCTCAAGCACCTTTTGCTTCATCTTTGCAGCGTTTATAAATGTAGTTATTGGCTTGCCAAAGGCGACGATGATGTCGCGTCTGCCGTTTTTAGAAGTGAGGTCTTTGTAAAATTTACTAGCTCTTGAAAAGCTCGAACCCCAAAGGCCACGAAGGTAAAATGGCACGATACAAATTTCTTCTAGATCTCTGATGATAAGCTCAAAGCCCTTTTGAAACTCGTTTATCTGGCCGTTGTAGCTGATGTGGCCCTCTGGGAAAAGTGCGACCACTTCGCCATTTTTTAGGCACTCTCTAACTAGCTCGATCGACTCTTTGCTAGCCCCTGCGCCTATTGGGATCACTTTAAAAAATTTAAAAATTTGCTTTAGATACCATTTGTTATAGATCGTTCTATACATGACAAATCTTATGCCCCTTGGGCTTGCAGCTTGAAGCACGAGCCAGTCGATCCAGCTGATGTGATTGCCAAGAAGTAGCGCGCCGCCACTTTGCGGTAAATTTTGAAGTCCTTCAACGAAAAAGCGGTACTTTGTCTTTAAAAATGGTAACAAAAGCAGCCTTGTAAAAAGGTGTGGAAGCTGCAAAATGGCGTAAAAACTGCCGAGCAAGCAAACAAGCGCTGTAAAGACAAAGAGCCCAGTGGTTGAAATTTCAAAATATACTAAGCCTATGCCAATGGCTAAAAATAGTAGCATCGAGACGTTTTGCAAGAAGTTGTTTGCCGCCATTATCTTGCCGGTGCTCTTTTGCGGGGCAAAGTACTGGATCATCGCATTTAGCGGCACTATAAATATGCCTCCAAAAAAGCCAAATGCAAATGAGCTAAGGCTTACTACGCCGATGCTTGAGCCAAATGCGAAAAATAAAAGCGAGAAAAATATACCAATAGCGCCCATCGGCACTATGCCAAGCTCGATGTGAAGCTTTGACATAGAGCCAGCCACGTATGAGCCAAATGCGATGCCTATGGCGCTTACTGCGAGGATCGCTTGCACTGCTAGTGAGCTGTCGTCATTAAAAACTGCCTTGTAGTGAGCTGGGAAGGCTGCGATGATGATCTGAGAAATTCCCCAAAATATGCTAAGACCAGCGATGCTTAGCCAGATATTTTTATCTGATCTTACCTCTTTTAAATTTTCTCTTAAGTAGCTAAGGCTGATGTATCTTTTAAGCTCAAATTCTCCGCTTTGTTCGTTCGTTTCGCTGATATAAGGTAGCTTGTAGGCAAAAAATGCTTCAAGTGCGCTAAATACAACCAAAAAGATGCCGATAGGATAGACGCTTTTTAAAATTTCTTCTGAGTTTTCGCCTTGGATGTATAAATTTTCAAATATAAATGAAAACAAAAATGAGCTAGCGAGTATCGCTACGATGGTAAGCGCTTGGATGACGCCGTTTGCTGTGCCAAGTCGCTCAGTGCCGACAAGTGCTTTGATGATGCCATATTTTGCTGGAGAGTAGATCGCACTTTGAGCAGCTAAAATGAGTGTGAGCGCAAATGCCACGCCAAAGGCACCCAAAAGGTAGCTAATAAGCACCGCAACGCTGATAACAACGCCAAAGACGGCGCAAATTCTAATAACCTTTGTCTTTGCAAATTTGTCATTTATAAAGCTTGAAGGTGAAAATAAAAATATAAATGGAAGCAAGATCATCGCATTTATAACGGCTGTTAGGATAAAAAGCGTGTCGCCTGAGTAGGTCTTTAAAAGGACGTTTTGGATGGTTATTTTGTGCGCTAGATCGACACTTGCGTTTAAAAATGCGATCGCAAGGTAGGGCAAAAAGCCA
This genomic stretch from Campylobacter concisus harbors:
- a CDS encoding acyl-[ACP]--phospholipid O-acyltransferase; protein product: MRNLLKVTGFLPYLAIAFLNASVDLAHKITIQNVLLKTYSGDTLFILTAVINAMILLPFIFLFSPSSFINDKFAKTKVIRICAVFGVVISVAVLISYLLGAFGVAFALTLILAAQSAIYSPAKYGIIKALVGTERLGTANGVIQALTIVAILASSFLFSFIFENLYIQGENSEEILKSVYPIGIFLVVFSALEAFFAYKLPYISETNEQSGEFELKRYISLSYLRENLKEVRSDKNIWLSIAGLSIFWGISQIIIAAFPAHYKAVFNDDSSLAVQAILAVSAIGIAFGSYVAGSMSKLHIELGIVPMGAIGIFFSLLFFAFGSSIGVVSLSSFAFGFFGGIFIVPLNAMIQYFAPQKSTGKIMAANNFLQNVSMLLFLAIGIGLVYFEISTTGLFVFTALVCLLGSFYAILQLPHLFTRLLLLPFLKTKYRFFVEGLQNLPQSGGALLLGNHISWIDWLVLQAASPRGIRFVMYRTIYNKWYLKQIFKFFKVIPIGAGASKESIELVRECLKNGEVVALFPEGHISYNGQINEFQKGFELIIRDLEEICIVPFYLRGLWGSSFSRASKFYKDLTSKNGRRDIIVAFGKPITTFINAAKMKQKVLELSFSSWESFISRQKPLTSEWLNNAKEDKFKECVSDSTGLNLSNLKFITAVLVFIKIFKRELKDEKNIGILLPSSSIAAIVNMALLAMGKVSVNLNYTLNVTSLNHALKKANINTVITSSKFLEKLVLKGFDLKDAMSGKAKFAEDLSASVSKKEKFLALLTAFFAPVWLIKLCYFKRVSLEDTATILFSSGSEGEPKGIELSHKNLLANIKQISELLNFKKDDVILNSLPVFHSFGLTVTTLMPLCEGIKMVSVPDPTDGATIGKMAARHSASIIFGTSTFFRLYTRNKKLHPLMFQSARMVVAGAEKLKPEIKDEFRLKFGIEIYEGYGATETAPVAAVNMPNILEKESLKELTFNRPGSVGMPLPGTIIKIIDPETLEELETGTDGLIVIGGSQMMKGYLNDEAKTSEVITHIDGVRYYKTGDKGHIDENGFVFIVDRYSRFAKIGGEMISLGSVEEELAKVLGGDVVFSSANVPDSKKGEAIALLVKSGTEPENIEQILKESSLAPIMIPSYIFIVDDIPTLASGKVDFKGVKALAVSLLAE